A part of Microbacterium terregens genomic DNA contains:
- a CDS encoding TetR/AcrR family transcriptional regulator encodes MAERQFLSIGYESVTMESIARESGVAKQTLYSHFGSKRELFLALVTAKTEAAAKSVLSPAPRIIDAGSARSQLRDVLVAQLSAVMTSEMIALRRLVIGEMTRSPELARALYEHGPRQAVNSLAAVVAEMNELGVVRIEHVHQAATHLNWLVMGEPVNRAMLIGDSGIPSPPEIEAQVDAALDVFFNAFGTMEDTGGASSAPTRIPRHRS; translated from the coding sequence GTGGCGGAGCGGCAGTTTCTGTCCATCGGCTACGAGTCGGTGACGATGGAGTCGATCGCCAGGGAGTCCGGCGTCGCCAAGCAGACCCTCTACAGCCATTTCGGCAGCAAGCGAGAGTTGTTTCTGGCGTTGGTGACAGCCAAGACAGAGGCCGCGGCGAAGTCGGTGCTCTCGCCGGCCCCTCGCATTATCGACGCCGGAAGCGCGCGCAGCCAGTTGCGCGACGTGCTCGTCGCTCAACTGTCGGCAGTCATGACGTCCGAGATGATCGCATTGCGGCGTCTCGTCATCGGTGAGATGACCCGATCGCCGGAACTGGCTCGAGCGCTCTACGAGCACGGCCCGCGCCAAGCCGTGAATTCGCTCGCCGCCGTCGTCGCCGAGATGAACGAGCTCGGCGTGGTCCGGATAGAGCACGTGCACCAGGCGGCGACGCACTTGAACTGGCTGGTGATGGGGGAGCCCGTCAACCGGGCGATGCTGATCGGCGATAGCGGAATCCCGAGTCCGCCCGAGATCGAGGCGCAGGTGGATGCCGCCCTCGACGTGTTCTTCAACGCGTTCGGGACGATGGAGGACACCGGTGGCGCGAGCAGTGCTCCGACCCGAATTCCGCGCCATCGGTCCTGA